Proteins encoded by one window of Hyphomicrobium nitrativorans NL23:
- the epsC gene encoding serine O-acetyltransferase EpsC — protein sequence MTVQENSPPLDTVDLSIPLDRIVAALKASRDRARTLTPRSAYARDLPNPENAGRVLKELFAALFPRHGGGQDATDKGIDYFVGNTLNSALRQLRGLLSQELRFTFALEQRADTAIEGIVASITHDFAERLPHIRESVILDARAAFDGDPSAKSLEEVLLSYPGIKAIYYHRVAHQLFRLGAPIVARIVSELSHSSTGIDIHPGAEIGSSFFIDHGTGVVIGETAVIGERVRLYQAVTLGAKRFSVDESGALVKGAPRHPIVEDDVVIYAGATILGRITIGRGSVIGGNVWLTRSVPAGSHVLQAQPIADSFEAGLGI from the coding sequence ATGACCGTCCAAGAGAACTCTCCGCCGCTCGACACGGTGGATCTTTCCATTCCGCTCGATCGCATCGTCGCGGCGCTCAAGGCTTCCCGCGACCGGGCGCGAACCCTCACGCCGCGTAGCGCATACGCGCGCGATCTTCCAAATCCGGAAAACGCGGGCCGCGTTCTGAAGGAGCTGTTCGCAGCGCTTTTTCCGCGCCACGGCGGCGGACAGGATGCGACCGACAAGGGGATCGACTACTTCGTCGGCAACACGCTCAACAGCGCGCTCCGGCAGTTGCGCGGTCTCCTCAGCCAGGAACTGCGCTTCACGTTCGCGCTGGAGCAGCGCGCCGACACGGCCATCGAAGGGATCGTTGCATCCATCACCCACGACTTCGCGGAGCGCCTGCCTCACATCCGAGAGAGTGTCATCCTGGATGCGCGCGCGGCCTTCGACGGCGATCCTTCGGCGAAGAGCCTCGAAGAGGTTTTGCTGAGCTATCCTGGCATCAAGGCGATTTATTATCACCGCGTCGCGCATCAGCTCTTTCGGCTGGGAGCGCCAATCGTTGCCCGCATCGTCAGCGAGTTGTCGCATTCGTCCACCGGCATCGACATTCATCCGGGCGCCGAGATCGGCTCAAGCTTCTTCATCGACCATGGAACGGGCGTCGTGATCGGCGAGACGGCCGTCATCGGCGAGCGCGTGCGGCTCTATCAGGCGGTGACGCTCGGAGCGAAACGTTTTTCGGTCGACGAAAGCGGTGCGCTCGTCAAGGGCGCGCCGCGCCATCCGATCGTCGAGGACGACGTCGTGATCTACGCGGGCGCCACCATCCTCGGGCGCATCACCATCGGCCGCGGTTCCGTCATCGGCGGCAACGTGTGGCTGACGCGTAGCGTGCCGGCTGGGAGCCACGTGCTGCAAGCGCAGCCGATTGCGGATTCCTTCGAAGCTGGACTGGGAATCTAA
- a CDS encoding sulfurtransferase TusA family protein, whose amino-acid sequence MEPAPASATLDTVGLRCPLPILKARKALAGLAPGAVLEVLASDPGAADDFEAFCRTTGHRLVRQSAISGVHRFLIEKAARQPDAA is encoded by the coding sequence ATGGAACCCGCCCCGGCATCCGCCACCCTCGATACCGTCGGTCTTCGCTGCCCCCTGCCGATCCTCAAGGCACGCAAGGCGCTCGCGGGCCTCGCCCCCGGCGCGGTGCTGGAGGTGCTGGCCAGCGACCCCGGTGCAGCCGACGATTTCGAGGCTTTCTGCCGCACCACGGGGCACCGCCTCGTGAGACAGAGCGCGATATCGGGCGTGCATCGCTTTCTGATCGAAAAGGCGGCCCGGCAGCCGGATGCCGCCTGA
- a CDS encoding CysB family HTH-type transcriptional regulator, with the protein MNFQQLRIIRETVRQRFNLTEAANVLLTSQSGVSKHIRDLEDELGFEIFVRRGKRLLGLTDPGREVAAVIERILLETQNLEELSSSISQRACGTLVIATTHTQARYSLPGVIAEFKKSFPEVRLTLKQLSPKDIASVLLEGLADVGIATDTLEHNPQILTFPFYSWEHVIIVPKSHPLARRKNVTLEDIAPYPLITYDEGLTGRARIDDAFQKASLVADVAMTALDADVIKAYVELGMGVGIIASMAFDKERDANLTRIVTPRLFEINTSSIAVRRGRFLRGYVYRFIEMCAPGVTEAHVRTAERTAASL; encoded by the coding sequence ATGAATTTTCAGCAATTGCGCATCATCCGGGAAACCGTGCGCCAGCGCTTCAATCTGACGGAAGCAGCCAACGTGCTGCTGACCTCGCAATCCGGCGTCAGCAAGCACATCCGCGACCTTGAGGATGAGCTTGGTTTCGAGATCTTCGTTCGTCGCGGCAAGCGGCTTCTCGGCCTCACGGACCCAGGGCGCGAAGTCGCCGCTGTCATCGAGCGTATTCTTCTGGAAACCCAGAATTTGGAAGAGCTGTCGTCCAGCATTTCCCAAAGAGCGTGCGGCACCCTGGTGATCGCCACCACGCACACCCAGGCGCGCTACTCGCTTCCAGGTGTCATCGCCGAGTTCAAAAAATCATTTCCGGAAGTTCGCCTGACGCTCAAGCAACTTAGCCCCAAGGACATCGCGAGCGTGCTGCTGGAGGGGCTGGCCGATGTCGGCATTGCGACCGACACGCTTGAACACAATCCGCAGATCCTCACCTTCCCCTTTTACTCTTGGGAGCACGTCATCATCGTTCCCAAGTCGCACCCTCTTGCGCGCCGGAAGAATGTGACGCTGGAGGACATCGCTCCTTACCCGCTTATCACGTACGATGAAGGGCTCACGGGGCGCGCGCGCATCGACGACGCCTTTCAAAAGGCGTCGCTCGTCGCGGACGTGGCGATGACGGCACTCGATGCCGACGTGATCAAGGCTTATGTCGAGCTTGGCATGGGCGTCGGCATCATTGCGTCGATGGCGTTCGACAAGGAGCGCGACGCCAACCTCACGCGCATCGTGACGCCGAGGCTTTTCGAGATTAACACGTCGAGCATCGCGGTGCGGCGCGGCCGGTTCCTGCGCGGATACGTCTATCGCTTCATCGAAATGTGCGCGCCCGGCGTCACCGAGGCCCACGTCCGCACGGCCGAGCGCACGGCGGCGTCTTTGTAA